tatgctttaccagacctctctgtgctttacaatgcttccctatgctttaccagacctctctgtgctttacaatgcttccctatgctttaccagacctctctgtgctttacaatgcctccctatgctttaccagacctctctgtgctttacaatgcttccctgtgctttaccagacctctctgtgctttacaatgcttccctatgctttaccagacctctctgtgctttacaatgcttccctatgctttaccagacctctctgtgcattacaatgcttccctatgctttaccagacctctctgtgctttacaatgcttccctatgctttaccagacccctctgtgctttacaatgcttccctatgctttaccatacctctctgtgctttacaatgcttccctatgctttaccacacctctctgtgctttacaatgcttccctatgctttaccagacctctctgtgctttacaatgcttccctatgctctatCATAGCATCgctatgcttcattacacttgGGTTCGTTTACCATGCGttgtttttcaatatgcttttacAGTACCTCTGTGGGGTTTTCAGTGCTGTACttacactgtgttttattacactgcgctattttgtttattttactatgGGAGCTACAGCCtggaaaaaaaactggaaacgGAACTTTATTATTGTGTGAACGCAGCGTGTTGACAGAAATGATTTGAGCCCAGAGAACAGACCGGAAGCTCAGAGGATGAGGGGAGGGGGCCGGGTTTCATTACTGAATACGACTCCCGTAAACAGCGTGTTGCCTGGCAACGCCGTGTGGGAGCGTTGTCAAGACCACCAGTTGAACAAACACATAAACACCGTTTTTTAACTGTCCTCAGGAAACACAGAAACTTCGACTGGAAGACACAGATAGCAAAAAAAGTCACTTTCAATGACTTTTCCGCTGAAACAAAATCTTATTTATCATAAcagttttataaaatacaattcatCTTTAACCCATATTGTCCTAATCTGCggacaggctgctttgtaattttgcggagcatttttaactggcatctacgtTGTTAAGATAACGTACTCTAATTCTGTTAACTGCAAACGTACAAGTctaaatgtatcaaattacataaatacagtttttttttcagacaccCAAAGACACACCTCCCTGGGAAGGGAATCAAATTCATACAGGTCGTGAATTATATATGATAAGTTAGTACTGCCCCCTTGCGGGCATTTCTATACATTTCCAGCTTATtttatcataaataaataaataaataaactacttaCTTTTGTGGACAGTTTGCGTAATTTAAGGGGACTAGCAAACTGCGACGGTGCTGGATTTCAACACCCAGGCAGCCGTTACCAGAAGCAATAGCCTCGAGCTGCGATTGGAATGCTCGtcctaaatttttaaaaaaatttaaatcagCGCCAACGTTCTCTTGGGCAGTTACGTTTCAACTGTCAGATTTCTATTCCTTACAGTTGTGAAGTCACACACGGACCCGGCGGTGTCTCTTTCGCGAAGTTTGCGATATATATTGTTGTATTTACTTCGTAGCTATCCTGTCAGCTTCTGTGCAGTGAATTTGGCTGATCTTCTTTCCCggcctgaattttttttttttcctgtcaacaCATCAGTAAGTCGATACCTTtcagacaaacaaacattttgaacTTAGAAACTTAAACCTGTTCTGGGCATTTCGATAGTTCTTTTCTCAGCGAATCATTATTATTACCTCATTATTTGTcttattatattaaatattattattactgtatttattgttaGTAGTTGCTAGTAGACTCCCTTATTCTACCAAAATCTGTGGGGTTGTGTTGttctacagaaaataaaacagacaaatatattaaaaaaaaaacgttaaaataTATCTAACAGCAAGTGTGTAGTTTAGTGGCTGCATTAAGGTCTGTTCAGAGTCAGGAATAAAATAATGGACAGGTCGGGTCATCAATCATTCATAGCAAACTAACCTGTTACTTCTATTTACAATGAGataccactagatggcactccAGTGAGTACCATTTATCTGGGACAAGCTAACCAAGGTTTGCAAACGTCCAATATGCAGATGTACGACTTAATGCTCACCCCCGTGAATTTTCGTGGGTGAAAGTTAGTGAGCATTAGGCTGTGACACCTGTTCtcaattgaatatatatttttaattatacaaatatatttatttataaaatagccTTTCTGATCACACATTAATAAATCATACAAATGAAGATTGTGTTTGTACTCAGGAATAGcttctaaaattaaaaatgtcttaatttttgtaaaacataacttttttcctgaccccccccccataACTTGgtatcacccattccaggttttactaccagcttgattagccccagtgtgtaggtaacaagctcaggtgtgtcttcaaaccaagaatggatcaaactgctatgcaatgggagtcttgtttccctCATTGGATTGGTTGATATCTGATATGTGACTTATAATGAATATTAGAGATTTCTAATATTAGagaagtaaagtttttttttctggaggtTTCTTAAAGGATAATATCATTCTGACAGTTTCACTGTAATGAttcctaaatctttttttttctactgtactcTGTTATAGCTGGGTATTTCAGGATTGTGGAGTTGTGAATGATTAACAATAATAGATATTGGATCCCATCCCATTCCATCCCATCTCATTTAATAGATTTTGATTAAGTGATTGTAGTCATTtcataaacaaattattattattattattattattattattattattattattattttattattattattttgaaaacagTCACTCAAACACAAATTTCTTTTTCTTGACTTTTATTTCGCATCATGACAACACACTTTGAAcctcctctctcctcatcccCTTCTTGATCTGCAGTCACGGTTCAGGATTGGTAGAGTCAACACTTTTTATACCCCTTAGCCAGGACCCCGACCATGGTGCCAAACTCCTTCAGGTCGATGCTTTTACTCTTGTTGTCATCAATGCGCTTCATCATTGCGTTCGCTTGAACTAAAttaatgtttttctgttttaaaaaataaaaacaattaataatagtCACTTAGAAAAGAGCGAGCAACAAGACTTTAGATTCTCTAGTCAGTGCATTGGAGGCATCTATGAAGCGTTACTGCATTAACTTTCAGCACTAAAGTATCTTTGCAGAAAGACTACTTGAGAGTTTCTAATTAAATAAGCCAGTGGTGTCTTGCAACGCTCCCTTTTTAAGACCTAGGGCATATGCCTTTAATAATTGTCACTTAGTCACTTATTAAGCTCCGCCCCTTTAGATTGTTCGGGACTGACtggtagtgttttttttgttttgttttgttttgttttttagttttgatGGATCAATCCTAACAGCCAGTAGTCTGATACTGATTACTCATCCGATGTAAAtaattaacttttcttttttgttttcatggaattaaatattattattatataacatgcatgcaatcttataatacaaacatcttctcaaatatataactttaacattcatTCATGTACAAATCTAAACATCCCATACCCACACCTTCAGTGATCTTTATTACACAACAGGAATAGCAAGATAACAAATGCTGCAGCATTTCTGACTGGCCCTTCTGGCTCTGATTTCTGTTTTACTCACCAGCTTGGGAATCTCAGCCTGCAACAGTGCTTTGAACTCCTCTGTGCTGAGCACGTCCTTCTCTGCATCCTGACCGGCGTACTTGTTAAACACCTCGGCCACGGCCTTGGCTGCCAGTTCAAGCTGAGTCATGGTGAGCTGGAGATTGAGTCACTGACAAGAGGGTGGGGGGGAGAGAGACATCATAATACATTTGAAGAGTAATTTTGCATTTCCCcccatggttataatatgcactaaccatagtttaccatacctctctgtgctttacaatgcttccctatgctttaccagacctctctgtgctttacaatgcttccctatgctttaccagacctctctgtgctttacaatgcttccctatgctttaccagacctctctgtgctttacaatgcttccctatgctttaccagacctctctgtgctttacaatgcttccctatgctttaccagacctctctgtgctttacaatgcttccctatgctttaccacacctctctgtgttttacaatgcttccctatgctttaccaaacctctctgtgttttacagtg
This DNA window, taken from Acipenser ruthenus chromosome 35, fAciRut3.2 maternal haplotype, whole genome shotgun sequence, encodes the following:
- the LOC117968289 gene encoding protein S100-Z-like, which produces MTQLELAAKAVAEVFNKYAGQDAEKDVLSTEEFKALLQAEIPKLKNINLVQANAMMKRIDDNKSKSIDLKEFGTMVGVLAKGYKKC